In Quercus robur chromosome 10, dhQueRobu3.1, whole genome shotgun sequence, a genomic segment contains:
- the LOC126703159 gene encoding uncharacterized protein LOC126703159 translates to MEEEEQQNNPNPCPWEALDIDLDDEEENHSHSLLPILQRCSQTLTTQSQSQTSKSKSSSPPLIPGPAGDLQSAMHHRRRTQEELVPTQEFIRRVVENPHRHDDHDLSTNPWLCALDFLSHQGNGVATRTTLSSIKNGLNSERVAQVVAIIKSCTPNGLGDMMVTLKDPTGSINASIHHKALSEGEFAKDISVGAVLVLQKVALFSPSRSAHYLNITQSNLVKVISKESAPPVKQKLSASPIKHTAPEPECSKKSWIPQRTFSLSQNGTEGIMNSLRQTSNSFVSAHNDKELERGNAAAQRDCFGNGNKRNQSDVVEKEPLSARLGTVNGITAVASRKEIFCSDEEIVMSDKPNSSKQTEGGNPLRNNQASSNAANFIDVPDDQESGRITGVSKKDQPLISSTLLPQWTDEQLDALMEMEFD, encoded by the exons atggaagaagaagaacaacaaaACAACCCCAACCCCTGCCCCTGGGAAGCACTAGATATAGACTTAGACGATGAAGAAGAGAACCACTCACATTCACTACTACCGATTCTCCAACGCTGCTCTCAAACCCTAACCACTCAGTCCCAATCCCAAACCTCGAAGTCAAAGTCTTCCTCGCCTCCGCTCATTCCAGGCCCCGCCGGAGATCTTCAATCTGCAATGCACCACCGCAGAAGGACCCAAGAGGAATTGGTCCCTACTCAGGAGTTCATAAGGAGAGTTGTTGAAAATCCTCATCGCCACGATGATCATGATTTATCCACCAATCCCTGGCTTTGCGCTCTCGATTTTCTTAGCCATCAag GTAACGGTGTGGCGACAAGGACGACTCTGAGCTCAATCAAGAATGGGCTTAATTCGGAGAGAGTGGCTCAG GTTGTTGCCATTATCAAATCGTGCACACCAAATGGTCTTGGTGACATGATGGTGACTCTGAAg GATCCTACAGGTTCAATCAATGCTAGCATACACCACAAAGCTCTTAGTGAGGGAGAGTTTGCAAAGGATATATCTGTTGGTGCAGTTTTAGTCCTCCAGAAG GTTGCTCTGTTCTCCCCTTCACGCTCTGCACACTACCTGAATATAACACAAAGCAACTTGGTCAAG GTCATTTCAAAGGAGAGTGCACCTCCAGTAAAACAAAAACTTTCTGCATCACCAATCAAACACACTGCTCCTGAACCTG AATGCAGTAAAAAGTCCTGGATACCACAGAGAACGTTTTCTCTTTCACAGAATGGAACTGAAGGAATCATGAATAGCCTCAGACAAACTTCTAATTCGTTTGTATCTGCCCATAATGATAAGGAGCTGGAGAGAGGAAATGCAGCAGCACAACGTGACTGCTTTGGCAATggaaacaaaagaaaccaaagtGATGTTGTAGAGAAAGAACCCTTATCAGCGAGACTTGGTACGGTCAATGGAATCACTGCAGTGGCTTCTAGAAAGGAAATCTTTTGTAGTGACGAAGAAATTGTGATGAGTGACAAACCCAACTCTTCTAAACAGACTGAAGGAGGCAATCCATTACGCAACAACCAAGCCAGTAGTAATGCAGCAAACTTCATTGATGTTCCTGATGATCAAGAAAGTGGTCGGATAACTGGAGTTAGCAAGAAGGATCAGCCATTAATTTCAAGTACATTACTCCCACAGTGGACAGATGAACAGTTGGATGCGCTTATGGAGATGGAATTTGACTGA